In Tistrella mobilis, the genomic window GGCGCGGTCGCTCAGAACGGCGAGCCGGGTGGGGGCGGGCTGGATCAGGAACAGGAGGGCGGCAAGGCCGGCCGTGACGGTGGCTGCGATCCAGGGCCAGTCCCGCCGCTGCAGCCGCCAGGCAGGGTTGAAGATCGCCGCCACATGGCCCCGCAGACAGGGGCCGATGAGCGGAATGAGCAGCAGGCCGGCCCCGGCCAGGACCGGCGCCCGATCCAGCCAGCCGAACCGCAGGGCGGCATCCTCCAGCCCCGACAGGGTGACGGCGCCGATCAGCGTGGCCAGAAACAGGGTCGATGCGCGGCGCAGATCACGCCGCACCACCAGCAGCCCGGCCAGGAGCAACCCCTGGCCGAGCCCGATCAGAAGAAGAGCGGCAACGAGATCCAACCAGCGCCTCGACCTCAGGAGAGAGAGGCGGAGCGTTCCAGAAATCCGCCGATGCCGCAAGAGACCACCTCTTCAGAAGCGCCAGGCGACCCGCGCATGGGCGCTCCGGTCCCGGTCGGTGGTCGCACCCGCCGCGAGACGCAGTGTTGCGTTCGGGCCGAGCCCGATATCGACGCCCGCGCGAAGCTCTCCCGTCCCCTCGGGGCGGGCGAGCGGTCTGGTGATGTCTTTGGCAGAATTGTCGACCAGCCGGCCCCGGATATCCCCGTCGAAGCCGGAGAGCCTGTCTTCCCAGGCGAGGCTCGCCCAGGGGGTAAGCCAGCCGGTGGCGACATAGCGCAGGTGGAGCCCGGCGCCGCCGAGGAGGCCCGAGGTCGAGACCTCGTCGAAGGCCATTTCAAGCCCTGTGCGGCCGTGTTCGGTGAAGGCGCCGATGCGGCTGTCGGACCAGCGCAGCCAGACTGCCGGCTGAAGGGTGAGCGCACCTGCGGTGACGACATAGCCGGCCGAGATTTCGGCGAAGCGGCTGTCGATGTCGGTCTTGTGATCGGCCCGCATCAGCGCCACCGGCATGGTGCGGAACCCCTCCGCCCGCGCGGTCAGCGTGCCGAGGCTTGCGCCCAGGCGAAACCGCCCGAGACGGCGCTCGCCGGAGGCGACCACCGACCAGCCGCCGACATCCGTGGATCCGGGGCTGTCGGCAAGCTTGCCGTCATGGCGGGCGACATCAAGGCGCACGGTCCAGCCAAGACCGTCGGACCAGCCGAGGCCGAGCGCCGCAAGGCCGGCATCGTCCCGGCCCGCACCGCCATCGGCCGAAACGCTGAAGCCCGGGGCGGGGGCTGCGTCGGCCCAGGCGGCAAAGCGCTCGTCACGGGCCCGTGCTGCGATCTGGTCACCGGTGGTGCGGGCAAAGCGCGTCATCGACTGGGGAAGGGCATGGGCCGTACCGGCCAGCTGGCTCAGAAGTGCCCGATAATAGTTGGCCTGCAGGCGCTGTCCCGCCTCGGTCAGATGCAGGCCGTCGAAGAACAGATAGGTGTTCTGAACCGCGCGATCGGTCGAACAGAGGCTGCCCGATGCCTCATCGTAACAAGCCTCGGTGACGTTGGTGAAGCCGAGGGCGGCCGCGTGGGCCAGCACATGGTCGAACAGGCGGCTGACCCTGACCATGACGATGTCGGGCGCCCCCGGCCGGGCGCTCTGGTCGCGAAGGGCGGCCAGCTGATCGGCGCGGTGGCGGTCCAGCACGCCGTGCATGATCAGGTTGAACCGCTCCCGATCCTCGGGCGGGACCAGCCCGGCGAAGGCCGGGGCCAGATAAAAATCGGGCACGTCCTCGACCAGGATGCGGCGGGCTCCCAGATCGGCGAGCCGGTCGAGACCTGCCCCGATATTGCCGGTCACTTCGGCCGAGGTCTCCGTGAGGTCGCGGTTGCCCAGATCGCGGATGAAATCATTGGTGCCGATGGCGACCACGAACAGATCGCCGGGCCGGCCCCGCAGGCCGCGCCCGGCAAAGGCATCGATCTGGGCGCCAAAGCCGGTGCCGGTGACCGGACCTGCAATGTTGTCATCGCCCGAGGTGGCACCTGAAAAGGCGAAGTTCACCTCTCGCGACCCGGCCGCCGCACCGGCCGAGGGCGCGATCCCCGGCACAAGATGCTCGATCCAGACCGGGCCGTTCGATTCGCGGCTGAAGCCGTCGGGGGCGTAATAGGGCGCGCCGGTGCGGTCGAAGCCCGGCAACACATAGAGATTGCCCTGTTCGACCGAGCTGTCGCCGAAGACGAAGCTGCCGGCCAGGGCGGGCCCGGCCAGAAACAGGGACAGAAGGCCGGCTGCGGCCGGCAGGGATGAGGCAGGCATGGCAGGTTCCCGAGTGGTGCCACCCGATGCGGTGGCTGCCCCTCTTCCTGCCCGAACCGCCTGCAAACCGTCGTCCGGGCGGGCAGAACCGGACGTCCTGTCTGTCAGACCAGACGTCGCACGCGGCCTCAGCCGCCCATCAGCGCCGCAAACCGACCCTTGCGCTTCACCAGCTCGTCATGCGTGCCGGCCTCGACGATCCGTCCGCCCTCCAGCACCAGGATCAGCCCGGCCTGGCGGATGGTCGACAGGCGATGGGCGATGACGATGCGGGTGGCGGGCAGGGCCTGGATGGTCTGCATCACCCGTGCCTGAGTGGGGCCGTCGAGGGCGCTGGTGGGTTCGTCCAGCACCAGCACCGGCGGCCGCTGGACCAGGGCGCGGGCCAGGGCCAGGCGCTGGAGCTGCCCGCCCGAGAGCATGCGGGTCGCATCGGGCAGCATGGTGTGCAGCCCCATCGGCATGGTGGCGACATCCTGGTCCAGGGCGGCGGCGGCCAGGGCGGCCCGGACCTGGTGGGGGCTGGCATCGCTGATGCCGCGGACGATGTCGAGGATCGATCCCGGAGGCAGGGCCTCGTCCTGAAGTACGGTGCCGATCTGGCGGCGGACGGCGGTGGGGTGCAGGGTGCGGAGGTCGTGGCCATCGATATAGACGGCCCCGGTTCCGGGCGCCTCCAGGCCCAGCAGCAGGCGCAGCAGGGTGGATTTGCCGCTGCCCGAAGGGCCGACGATCGCGACCATCTGCCCCGGCGCCACCCGGAACGAGATGTCGGAGAGCACCGGCGGGCCGCTTTCATAAGCAAAGCCGACGGCGGCAAAGCTGATCTCGCCCGAAAGCGGGCCCGGATCGGTGAGGCCGGTGGTCGCCGGCGGTGCCCGCTCCAGCAGCGGTCGGGCGAACGCCCAGCCGGGCAGCATCATCCAGGCGCCGAGCAGCGCCCGCAGGAATTGCGACAGCCCGGCCGTCATCAGGCCGAAAGCGGTGGCGATGGCGGCGATGGCGGCGATGGACAGGGCCGGCGCGCCCTCGGCCGTGTCCGCCAGCCCCTGCATCACCGCGAACAGTGCGGCGGTCGCCAGAATCGGGAAGGCCGCCTGCCAGCTTTCGAACAGATTGCCGATGCGTCGGGCCTTGACCGAGCGGTGACGCATGGCGGCGAAACGGTCGGCCCAGCGCAGCACGGCGCGGTCTTCCGCCGCAGCCGTGCGCAGCTTGACCATGGCATTGATCATCTGCAGCAGCTGGGCATCCGCAGTGCCCATCAGCTCTTCGCCGTTGCGATAGGCGCGGGCCTGGGCATGGCCGGTGGCGACGCCGATCAGGAGATGCAGCCCCGCCAGCCCGGCGGCGAGCCCGGCCAGAAGCGGGCTGTGCCAGGCGATGACGGCCAGCGACGAGACCACCATGCCGAGCGTGCCGCCGCTCAGATACAGCATCTGCCGGAAGCCCGAGATGCTGCCGAGCCCGGCGCCCAGCTGGGCCGAGAGGAAGGCGGCCGGGCGCGATCTCAGAAAGGGCAGGGGCAGGGCGATGATCCGTGCCCAGGCGCGATCGAACAGCCCGGCATCGCCGCGCATGGCGACCCGTTCCCGCGCCGTCTCTGCGGCAAGCTGGGCGAGGTAGCCGGCGCCTGCGACCAGCAGCACCAGCAGCCCGATCTGAACCAGGGCCCCGCGCAGGGCCGCCGGCACCAGCAGGCCGAAGACCAGCCCGGTGACGATGGGCAGGATCTGGCCGATCAGGCTGCCGATCAGGGTTGCGGCCAGGAAGACCAGACTGTCGGGCCCCGCCCCGGCCAGGCCGGCGGTCATCATCCCGGCGAGCCCGGCCTTGCGGGCCAGGGGCAGGAAGATCTGGCGGGCGGTGGGCGCGATCCCGGCGGCCTCTGCGGCCGTCACCCTCCGGCGGGCGCCGTGGCGATCGATCATGTCGTAATGCCCGCCCCGCCAGATCAGCCCGACCGGGCGGTCCTGATGACGGGCGAGCAGCAGGCCGGATTCCTGCCGCCACCAGCCGTCGGGCAGGTCCACCTGGCGGAGCAGCAGGCCCGAGGCGCGGGCGATCTCGTCCAGTTGCGGCAGCCGGTCCATCTGCGCGCGGCGGGCCGCGGCCGGGCGGTGGATCGGCACGCCCAGCTCACGTCCCAGCAGGCGCAGCACGTCGAGCAGGCCGTCGCCGCCATCGGCTTCGGCAAGCAGCGGCACCCGGTTGCCGAGCAGGCCTGCAAACCGTGCCAGGGTCTGGCGGTGATCCTGGGCTGTGGCATGATCGCGGGCGCGGATCCGGTTCAGTTCGTCGGCTTCGGCCAGCCCGCGCAGGATCGGCAGCACTTCCGTCGCCGCGGCCCCCCAGGCGGCCAGCGCCTCCGGCCAGTCGGGCCGGGCCAGTCCTTCGGCGAAAGGCAGCAGGTCGATCTGCGCGGCATCGTCCAGCGTCAGCCAGCTGCCCTCGGGCAGCGGCACAAGCCCCGAGACCGGCTCCATGCCGCAGAACCGGGCGCCGGCCCCCACCGGCAGCTGCACCCAGGTGATCCCGACGGTGGCGCCGATCACCGATCCGGCGCCGAGCCGGATGGCGGCGGCCCGCTGGCCGTGGGCTGCCAGATCCGGCTGGGGCCTGGGGTCGATCAGCCGTCCCAATCCGCCGCCGATGGTGCCCAGCCAGCCGGCGATGCCGGCGGCGATCTCGGGCAGGCCGGCGCTGTTGCGCCAGAGCACATCCGGGAGCTGCCAGATCAGGGTAACCGCATCACCGGCCGCGATCAGATGCTCGGTGCCGAGCAGCGCCGGCGCGGCGCCGAACAGAAGGCCGCCGTTCTCGATCCGGCCGATGGCCATGCGGGCGGTGGGCCGTTCCGCGGAGATGGCGAAGAGATCGACCGGCCCGCCCGTCACCAGATAGCAGCTGCCTGGCTGATCCAGCGCCAGGGGGCGTTCGGTCATCAGGCGCGGCTGCGGCGTGGCGGGCTGATCCATCGGGCTCACCCTTCGCGCATCAGCTGCACGAAGGGGCCCGGGCGGGAGAGCAGGGCCTCGGGCGAGCCCTCCTGCACGATGCTGCCCTTGTCCATCACGATCACGCGGTCGCAATCACGAACGGCGCTG contains:
- a CDS encoding autotransporter domain-containing protein, with the translated sequence MPASSLPAAAGLLSLFLAGPALAGSFVFGDSSVEQGNLYVLPGFDRTGAPYYAPDGFSRESNGPVWIEHLVPGIAPSAGAAAGSREVNFAFSGATSGDDNIAGPVTGTGFGAQIDAFAGRGLRGRPGDLFVVAIGTNDFIRDLGNRDLTETSAEVTGNIGAGLDRLADLGARRILVEDVPDFYLAPAFAGLVPPEDRERFNLIMHGVLDRHRADQLAALRDQSARPGAPDIVMVRVSRLFDHVLAHAAALGFTNVTEACYDEASGSLCSTDRAVQNTYLFFDGLHLTEAGQRLQANYYRALLSQLAGTAHALPQSMTRFARTTGDQIAARARDERFAAWADAAPAPGFSVSADGGAGRDDAGLAALGLGWSDGLGWTVRLDVARHDGKLADSPGSTDVGGWSVVASGERRLGRFRLGASLGTLTARAEGFRTMPVALMRADHKTDIDSRFAEISAGYVVTAGALTLQPAVWLRWSDSRIGAFTEHGRTGLEMAFDEVSTSGLLGGAGLHLRYVATGWLTPWASLAWEDRLSGFDGDIRGRLVDNSAKDITRPLARPEGTGELRAGVDIGLGPNATLRLAAGATTDRDRSAHARVAWRF
- a CDS encoding ATP-binding cassette domain-containing protein translates to MDQPATPQPRLMTERPLALDQPGSCYLVTGGPVDLFAISAERPTARMAIGRIENGGLLFGAAPALLGTEHLIAAGDAVTLIWQLPDVLWRNSAGLPEIAAGIAGWLGTIGGGLGRLIDPRPQPDLAAHGQRAAAIRLGAGSVIGATVGITWVQLPVGAGARFCGMEPVSGLVPLPEGSWLTLDDAAQIDLLPFAEGLARPDWPEALAAWGAAATEVLPILRGLAEADELNRIRARDHATAQDHRQTLARFAGLLGNRVPLLAEADGGDGLLDVLRLLGRELGVPIHRPAAARRAQMDRLPQLDEIARASGLLLRQVDLPDGWWRQESGLLLARHQDRPVGLIWRGGHYDMIDRHGARRRVTAAEAAGIAPTARQIFLPLARKAGLAGMMTAGLAGAGPDSLVFLAATLIGSLIGQILPIVTGLVFGLLVPAALRGALVQIGLLVLLVAGAGYLAQLAAETARERVAMRGDAGLFDRAWARIIALPLPFLRSRPAAFLSAQLGAGLGSISGFRQMLYLSGGTLGMVVSSLAVIAWHSPLLAGLAAGLAGLHLLIGVATGHAQARAYRNGEELMGTADAQLLQMINAMVKLRTAAAEDRAVLRWADRFAAMRHRSVKARRIGNLFESWQAAFPILATAALFAVMQGLADTAEGAPALSIAAIAAIATAFGLMTAGLSQFLRALLGAWMMLPGWAFARPLLERAPPATTGLTDPGPLSGEISFAAVGFAYESGPPVLSDISFRVAPGQMVAIVGPSGSGKSTLLRLLLGLEAPGTGAVYIDGHDLRTLHPTAVRRQIGTVLQDEALPPGSILDIVRGISDASPHQVRAALAAAALDQDVATMPMGLHTMLPDATRMLSGGQLQRLALARALVQRPPVLVLDEPTSALDGPTQARVMQTIQALPATRIVIAHRLSTIRQAGLILVLEGGRIVEAGTHDELVKRKGRFAALMGG